Below is a window of Flavobacteriales bacterium TMED191 DNA.
AAAAACTCAAAAAAAGCACAATTAATTTCCGAAAGAGGAGTTAATATAAAAAATTATCGAAAAATGTCTATACTGCTTAATGACAAAAGAATAAAAATAGATTTCCTAAATAAAACACATGAACATTGGAGGAAAGGAATAAAAGAAAAAGTTTTTAAATTAGACAATAATGTAAACCCATTACAAAACGAATTCATAGAATTCTATAATAATATTATTAACAAACAACTACCCACTGTGGGATTGCAAGCAGCTTGTCATGCTGTTAGCATTGCGCTACAAATTGAAGAATTATCAAAAATTAAAGAGTTAAAAAAATGAAATGCTCAAAAATCATCATATTATTAATAACAATTATATTTCATTCTTGTGAAGACAACAAATACTCAGCACATACACCCTCCTATATAGAAATTAATCATTTTAAATATGATGGCAACACAAACACAAATAAACCTCACCCACTACAGTATCAATCAACTAATATAACAGATGGTTGGATATCTATGAATGGAGAAGTTATTGGGGTATTCGAAATGCCTTGCCAAGTACCAATTTTATCCGAAGGACTACATTCTTTTGACATATATCCAGGCATAAAAGTAAATGGAATCGCAGGAAATCGAGCTAAATACCCTTTCTACAACAAATTTGAAATTGATGTAGAACTAATTAAAGACCAAGTAATTCCAATTTACCCGACAACATCATATCATAAAAACGTAACCAAAATATTTGAAACACAAGGAACATTTGAACAACCAGGAACTATGTTTGAAAGAGTTAATGATAATGATACTGTTCCAATTCGACAAAATTACGAAGTATTTCAGGGGCAATATAGTACTGCTATATATCTAGATAGTGTGAAAAATAAATTTGAAATTAGAAATATAGATGAATTAGAATTACCACTAAACTCTTTTATGGAGTTAGATTTTAAATCAAATATTTCATTTAATATAGGTTTGATTATAATTAACTCTGGGAATATCCCAATTAAAGAAGAACTAATTCAATTATACCCAACCGAAAGTTGGAAAAAAATATATTTAGATTTATATCCTTTAATTAATTTAGGAAATAATAACTCAAAATATAAAATATATATTGACGGACAGTATAATGATTTAGTAATTAAAAATGCAATATATATAGACAATTTAAAATTAGTTCACAATAACTATGACTAAAGAAAGAATTAAAAGATTAATTATTGATTTAATAACCGCATCACTATCATGGTTGTCTTTTTTTTATTACAGAAAAGTAGAGATAGAACACTCTGAATTCATTTTATCTTCTACGCTACTATATGGAACAATTGGAGTAACATTTTTTTGGGCTGGGCTATATATTATTTCTGGTATATATATAGATGTAAGACGTGTATCTAGACTTAATGAATTATTTAGAACATTTATACACTCAATCATCGGTTGCTTAATAATTTTTTTCTGCTTAATAATTGATGATATTGAAAACTACAAAACATATACTCACTACTACAAGGCATTGTTTGCCCTAACAGCCATACACTTTTTAATTACATTTCTTGCAAGGTACTTTGTAACAAATGCCATGGTTAAAAAAATTCAAAATAAAAAAATTTCATTTAGAACTATTTTAATTGGAGACACACAATCTATTATTGACACATATCATTCTTTCCAAAAAATGACTAGGACAACTGGAAATGAATTAATAGGATATGTACACTATAATAATAAAAAAATAGAAAATATCAATCTTAAAAATTTAGGAATAATTAATCAGTTAGAAACTATAATTAAGCAAAATAATATTGAAGAGGCAATTATTAGTTTTCAAAAACACCAAGTAAAAACATATATCAATATTGTCAACATGCTAATATTTAATAATATTATCACCAAAATACCTAGTGACATTAGTGATCTTGTAGCTGGAAGAGTGAAAATGCAATCATTTTTTGACCTACCATTTATTGAAATAAAACAAATTAAAATGTTATTTATAGAATCATTTATTAAGAGAACTATGGATATTCTAATATCCCTAATTGCCTTAATAAGTCTCTCTCCATTATTATTATTAATTGCAGCTGGGGTTAAATTATCATCTAAAGGACCTGTATTTTATCATCAAGAAAGATTGGGCATAAAATCAAAGACATTTAATATTATTAAATTTCGTTCAATGAAAATGAATGCAGAAAAAAACACACCATTATTAGCAAGTAAAAATGATTCAAGAATAACAAATTGGGGTAAAATTATGAGAAAATATAGACTTGATGAATTACCTCAATTTTATAATGTGTTTATAGGAGAAATGTCAATTATTGGACCAAGGCCTGAAAGACTATTTTTTGCAAAACAAATTTTAGAAAAAGCACCTCATTATCAACTAATATACAAAGTAAGACCTGGAATAACATCTTGGGGAATGGTGAAATTTGGTTATGCAGAAAACGTCGATGAGATGATAGAGAGACTGAAATTTGACATCATTTATTTAGAAAATCTGTCACTTATAAGTGACTTTAAAGTATTCATCCTAACAATATTTATTATTATACAAGGTAGAGGGAAATAAAATACTATTTTTACAAATCAATAAATTAATTATGAAAAAAGTATCTGTAATTGGTTCAGGAACAATGGGTAATGGTATAGCACATTGTTTTGCTCAATATGGCTTTGATGTCAATTTAGTAGACATTTCTCTGGAAAATCTAAATAAAGCAAAAAACACTATTCAAAAAAATCTGGATAGAATGATTCAAAAAAACAAAATAACAAATACAGATAAAAACGACATTCTAAAACGAATTGAGTTCAATACGAAATTAGATCAAGCAGTAAAAAATAGCGACCTGGTCATCGAAGCTGCTACAGAATCAAAAAAAATTAAACTAGATATTTTTCAAAAATTGGATGAGATATGTGATTCTAAAACAATTCTGGCAAGTAATACATCATCTATCTCAATTGGTGAAATAGGTAGGTCAACAAATCGAGAAGAAAAAGTAATTGGCATGCACTTTATGAATCCCGTACCTATTATGAAATTAGTAGAAGTAATTAAAAGCAACAACACAAGCCAACAGACTGTATCACAAATTATGGAACTATCCAGACAATTAAATAAAAAACCCGTGCTAGTTAATGATTCTCCTGGTTTTGTTGCAAATAGAATACTATTACCTATGATTAATGAAGCGATTCAAACTCTACAAGAAGGAGTTTCAGGAGTGAAAGAAATTGATACAGTAATGATTTTAGGTATGTCTCACCCTATGGGACCTCTTCAACTGGCTGATTTTATTGGACTAGATGTCTGTTTATCAATCCTAGAAGTACTTCATGAAGGCCTTAAAGATCGAAAATATAGCCCTACTTCTTTATTAAAAACATTAGTTAAAAACAACGAATTAGGTGTAAAAAGCAAAAAAGGATTTTATGATTATTCTCAAGGCATAAAGAATAAAACAGTTTCTGATCGATTTAAATAATTAAAATTATTCTTTAAAATTTTTTTCAATTATTTGCTCAATAAAAAAATCTTCTAAGTCTAAACTGGGATTATATTTTAACTTTAAATTACCTTCATATAGTCTTGCTAACTTATTCCAAAAAAAAGCATTGACCCCCCCTCTATAAGAAACTATCATCTCATATGCAGTGACATCAAACTCTCTAAAAATTAATTTTGTAAGTATTACACCTTCTTTACGTGTTAAATTAGAAATCTTAGCACTAAATTGATTCATTATTTTTTTTTGATATTTTCTAGTGTAGCGTTTATACAATCTTTTTCTGGTCAAATGGTTTAATCCTACATCTATATTACTTAATATATGAGAAATAGAATCGACATAAGGGTAAACCTTTAAAACTCTATATTCTAATCTTTTATAATCCATTAACGAAAAATTTTTTTTTATTTTTTCATTTAATTTAATTTCATCTAACAAAATACTATTAGGATATTTCATGCTGTTATATTGTATAGAGTCAACTTGACCTAACAGAATAAAACAATTAAAAAGCCAAAGGATTATTATGTATATATTTTTTATATTGTCAAACATATAATATGCAAATCAAAAGTTAAAAATAATGTATGACTCAATTATAGATCAGCACAAACTTATTTCCTTGAATGAAGAAACTCATACATATACACTTGAAAACTCTGATATAAGTTTCTCCAGTGTAACTGAGTTTATAGGTAGTTTTTTTCAACCATTCGATGAAAATAAAATTGCACTTAAATTGACCAAACATCACAAATATAAGGGCAAAAGTGTCAATGACATACTTAGGGAGTGGGAAAAAAGAAGAAACAGAGGAACAGTAGTTCATAAAGAAATTGAAACATTTATACATGAAGCAAATAATCATAAAAAAATAATTGACACATCAACTTCAAACAAGTTAGATTTAAAATCTCAACAAGCTATTAAATTCTTGAAAAATTGTAATATTTATAAAAACAACCTTATATTTCCTGAAGTTCGGGTATTTTCAAAGCAATTAAAATTAGCAGGAACAATTGACTTAATGATTTACAATAAACCAAAAAATGAGATCTCATTAATAGACTGGAAGACAAATCAAAAAATTAAACAAAGTGGTTTTAAAAATGGTATCAAAAACCCAACCTTAATGATTGAAGACTGTAGCTTTAACAAATATCAACTTCAACTATCAATGTATAGATATATTCTTGAAAATTTTTATAATACTAAAGTTAGAGGTTTGTATATTCTACATTTAAAAGAAAATAGCTATAACTATCTTAATTGCTCATTTGAAGATAAAAAAATTCAAGAAATGATCAATTATAGTCTAATAAATACTCTTAGCAATAAATAAAGTTTTTATAAATTTAAACTATGGCAATTTCTAATAAGAATCAAGATTCATCTAACTTCATAAACCAACTAACAGAAGATATTAATTTATTAGAACAATTAATTGCTAAAAACATTCTTGAAGATCATGAAAGAATTGGAGCAGAACAAGAATTTTGTTTAATTGACGAAAATTTTCGTGCAAATCCTATTAATGAAAAAATAGTAAAAAAATTATATAAAAGTGGTTTTGTAACTGAAATTGCAAAATTTAATATGGAACTAAATATAGAGCCCCTCGAATTAAAAAAAAATGCATTAAAAAAATGCGGATAAAATGGCGGAATTTGCGCAAAAGATTAAAGGAGATTATGCCGTTAAATATATTCATAAAATTCAATATGAAGATGAATTTTTCATGAACCCTCATATGTTGAATTTTCAATATATAAAAAAAGGTGAAACAATAGGACATGACAAAAGAGGGATTGTTACATCTCCGAAATCAGGNTATTTATTAATGCCNNTATACCAAAGCAAAGGGAAAGAANGTTTTTATTTAATCGATNATNTAACTAAATAACCTTTTTTAANAAATCAACTAATCTAGAACAATATCCAAATTCATTATCATACCAGCCTACNACCTTAACCATATTACCAGTCACATAAGTTAATTTAGAATCAAATATACATGAATAAGAACTAGACTTAACATCAATAGAAACTATAGGATCTTCATTATAAAAAATGATATCTTTAAAGGAAGATTGTCCTAATGATTTAAAAAGGTTATTTACCTGATTTATATCTGTTTTTTTTTTGACAAGACAAGTAATATCAGTCAAAGAACAATTTGAAACAGGTACACGAATACCACACCCACTTAGTTCTAAATCAGGAAAAATTCTTGACAATGCCTTTGCTGCTCCTGTAGTTGTTGGTATAATTGAGGAGGATGCAGATCTAGCCCTTCTTAAATCATTGTGAATACCATCATGTAAATTTTGATCAGAAGTATAAGAGTGTACAGTTGTTATATAGCCACTTTCTAAGCTTAAAGCGTCATCCAAGATTTTAATCATTGGTGCCGCACAGTTTGTAGTACAAGATGCATTAGAAATAACACTATCATTTAGATTAATCACTTCATCATTAACACCCAATACTACCATAGGAATATCTGTATTTAATGAGGGGCAAGACATCAGTACTTTTTTTGCACCTGCATTAATATGAAGCATATTTTCTTCTAAAGTTTTAAACCTACCAGTACACTCAAAAACNACATCTATTTCCANATTTTTCCAAGGCAAATGATTGATTTGAGATTGATTTAGCACTATAATCTCATGATTATTAATAAAAATAGAATTATTACTATAAGTAATACTACCTTGAAATCTTCCATGAATCGAATCATATTTTAACAAATGACTTAATACTTTAGGCCCAGCTAAATCATTAATAGCAACAACTTGATAATCTGAATATTCAGATAGTATTCTACAAAGAACCCTTCCAATCCTTCCAAAACCATTTATGGCAATTTTTTTCATGTTTTTTAAAATAAATGTTTTTCGGCGTGATATGAGGACCTAACTAATGGTCCAGACTCAACATACCTAAAACCCATTTCCAATCCCTTTTTCTTATAATCATCAAATTCGTCTGGACTTATAAAACGATACACAGGTAGATGCTTATTTGTGGGTTGTAAATACTGACCTAAAGTTAAAATATCAACTCCAACACTTCTTAAGTCTTTCATAGTTTTTAAAACCTCATCATATGTTTCTGATAGTCCCAACATAATACCAGATTTTGTTCTTAAAACACCAAAATATTTTAAACGTTCTAAAACAAATAAACTACGAATATATTTTGCTTGAATGCGGACTTTAGGAGTTAACCGCTCTACAGTTTCCATATTATGCGAAACAATCTCTGGTTGAGAGACTGCAAGCTTTTTAATTAAATCAGATTCACCTTTAAAATCNGGGATTAATGTTTCTAAAGTTGTTTGAGGAGACAACCTTCTNACAGCATTTATTGTTGAAACCCACATAGACACCCCNCCATCTTCTAAATCATCTCTATCGACAGAAGTTATAACACAATGTTTGACATTCATTAATTGAACTGATCTTGCTACCTTTTCTGCTTCTGACCAATCCACTATTTTAGGTCTGCCAGTGGCAACAGCACAAAAGCCACAAGAGCGAGTACATATATTACCTAAAATCATAAAGGTAGCTGTTCCTGCACCCCAACATTCACCCATATTCGGACAATTACCACTTTCACATATAGTATGAAGTTTATGTTTGTCTACGATCTTTCTTAAATTAGNAAATTCTTTNCCTGANGGAAGCTTNACTCTTANCCAATCTGGCTTCTTATTTTTTTTAGATTTGGATANATTANTACCAAGNGGNTTTTTAGATAAATCGATATCAATTTTNGTCCACNCCTTTGAATTATGAATAATATTTTTGTCCACTATTTATATAACCTATTATAATAACAACTAGACTAATCTGTTATATCTAAAGACAATTCATCGCTAACATCATTCACATTTTCTACCAAACCAGGACAGGGGGTGGGATAACCAATTGTGTAACATGATTGAGTTAAAAAACAAATAAATAATAAAAACAAAAGTGTTATTTTTTGAAACATAATACAAAACATTTAATTCTCAAATGTAATAATTTTAATATAAAGATATATGATTATATTTAAATAATAATTAAATAACTATGTTGAAACAATTAAATGTCTACGGGATTAGACCAGTACTAGAATTATTGAATTCAGATAAAGAGATTGATACAATCTTTTTACAGAAAGATATTAAATCAAATTGGTGTGACGAGATTACAAAACACTCTAAAGAACATGGAATTGCTCTAAAAAGAGTGCCAAAACATAAATTAAATAGGCTAACAAAAAAAATACATCAAGGGGTAATCGCAATAACATCTCATATAAAATATCAACACTTTGAAAACCTTTTAAATGCAACATTTGAAAAAGGAGAATTCCCACTATTCTTATTACTAGATCGGATAACAGATGTAAGAAATTTTGGGTCAATTTGCAGAAGTGCTGAAACTATGGGAGCACATGGAATTATAATTCCAAATAAAGAATCTGCACA
It encodes the following:
- the rlmB gene encoding 23S rRNA (guanosine(2251)-2'-O)-methyltransferase RlmB encodes the protein MLKQLNVYGIRPVLELLNSDKEIDTIFLQKDIKSNWCDEITKHSKEHGIALKRVPKHKLNRLTKKIHQGVIAITSHIKYQHFENLLNATFEKGEFPLFLLLDRITDVRNFGSICRSAETMGAHGIIIPNKESAQINEIAIKASSGAINNINICRSNNLEKTIILAKNSGLSVIACTEKSEKNIYDINFQKPSIIVIGSEKNGISTKIISLCDEIGKIPVFGKTTSLNASVAAGIILYEQNRQTLINLKTS
- the gap gene encoding type I glyceraldehyde-3-phosphate dehydrogenase, whose amino-acid sequence is MKKIAINGFGRIGRVLCRILSEYSDYQVVAINDLAGPKVLSHLLKYDSIHGRFQGSITYSNNSIFINNHEIIVLNQSQINHLPWKNXEIDVVFECTGRFKTLEENMLHINAGAKKVLMSCPSLNTDIPMVVLGVNDEVINLNDSVISNASCTTNCAAPMIKILDDALSLESGYITTVHSYTSDQNLHDGIHNDLRRARSASSSIIPTTTGAAKALSRIFPDLELSGCGIRVPVSNCSLTDITCLVKKKTDINQVNNLFKSLGQSSFKDIIFYNEDPIVSIDVKSSSYSCIFDSKLTYVTGNMVKVVGWYDNEFGYCSRLVDXLKKVI
- a CDS encoding 3-hydroxybutyryl-CoA dehydrogenase (converts (S)-3-hydroxybutanoyl-CoA to 3-acetoacetyl-CoA), which gives rise to MKKVSVIGSGTMGNGIAHCFAQYGFDVNLVDISLENLNKAKNTIQKNLDRMIQKNKITNTDKNDILKRIEFNTKLDQAVKNSDLVIEAATESKKIKLDIFQKLDEICDSKTILASNTSSISIGEIGRSTNREEKVIGMHFMNPVPIMKLVEVIKSNNTSQQTVSQIMELSRQLNKKPVLVNDSPGFVANRILLPMINEAIQTLQEGVSGVKEIDTVMILGMSHPMGPLQLADFIGLDVCLSILEVLHEGLKDRKYSPTSLLKTLVKNNELGVKSKKGFYDYSQGIKNKTVSDRFK
- a CDS encoding DUF4294 domain-containing protein, encoding MFDNIKNIYIIILWLFNCFILLGQVDSIQYNSMKYPNSILLDEIKLNEKIKKNFSLMDYKRLEYRVLKVYPYVDSISHILSNIDVGLNHLTRKRLYKRYTRKYQKKIMNQFSAKISNLTRKEGVILTKLIFREFDVTAYEMIVSYRGGVNAFFWNKLARLYEGNLKLKYNPSLDLEDFFIEQIIEKNFKE
- a CDS encoding exopolysaccharide biosynthesis polyprenyl glycosylphosphotransferase, whose product is MTKERIKRLIIDLITASLSWLSFFYYRKVEIEHSEFILSSTLLYGTIGVTFFWAGLYIISGIYIDVRRVSRLNELFRTFIHSIIGCLIIFFCLIIDDIENYKTYTHYYKALFALTAIHFLITFLARYFVTNAMVKKIQNKKISFRTILIGDTQSIIDTYHSFQKMTRTTGNELIGYVHYNNKKIENINLKNLGIINQLETIIKQNNIEEAIISFQKHQVKTYINIVNMLIFNNIITKIPSDISDLVAGRVKMQSFFDLPFIEIKQIKMLFIESFIKRTMDILISLIALISLSPLLLLIAAGVKLSSKGPVFYHQERLGIKSKTFNIIKFRSMKMNAEKNTPLLASKNDSRITNWGKIMRKYRLDELPQFYNVFIGEMSIIGPRPERLFFAKQILEKAPHYQLIYKVRPGITSWGMVKFGYAENVDEMIERLKFDIIYLENLSLISDFKVFILTIFIIIQGRGK
- the lipA gene encoding lipoyl synthase, which codes for MDLSKXPLGXNXSKSKKNKKPDWXRVKLPSGKEFXNLRKIVDKHKLHTICESGNCPNMGECWGAGTATFMILGNICTRSCGFCAVATGRPKIVDWSEAEKVARSVQLMNVKHCVITSVDRDDLEDGGVSMWVSTINAVRRLSPQTTLETLIPDFKGESDLIKKLAVSQPEIVSHNMETVERLTPKVRIQAKYIRSLFVLERLKYFGVLRTKSGIMLGLSETYDEVLKTMKDLRSVGVDILTLGQYLQPTNKHLPVYRFISPDEFDDYKKKGLEMGFRYVESGPLVRSSYHAEKHLF